A window of Microbacterium sp. Root61 genomic DNA:
CACAATTCACAGGAACCTCAGAACCCTCGCTCGTAGCCTGGCGGGGTGACCATTCCGCAAGGTGATCCCACGTTCTCTGCCACCGTTACCGAGATGCGTGCCTTGCGCGACGAGTTCCAGCGGTTCCTGCTGGAGTACCAGTTCGGCCTGGCGGAGGTCGAGACGAAGATCGGGATTCTGCGCGAGGAATTCCTTCACATGCACGACTACAACCCGATCGAGCACGTCTCCAGCCGGGTGAAATCGCCCGACAGCCTCGTCGAGAAGGTGACGCGCAAGGGGATCGATCCGGGGTTCCCCTCCATCAGGGAGAACATCACGGATGTCGCGGGCATCCGTGTCACGGTCAGCTTCGTCGCCGACGCGTACCGCCTCTTCGATCTGCTCACCCAGCAGGACGACATCACCATCCGCACGGTCAAG
This region includes:
- a CDS encoding GTP pyrophosphokinase → MRALRDEFQRFLLEYQFGLAEVETKIGILREEFLHMHDYNPIEHVSSRVKSPDSLVEKVTRKGIDPGFPSIRENITDVAGIRVTVSFVADAYRLFDLLTQQDDITIRTVKDYIAEPKANGYKSLHVIVDVPVFLSTGRVLVPVEVQFRTIAMDFWASLEHKIYYKFDRQVPAPLLDSLKDAADTAAALDAQMERLHREVHATPAPAVPVVSV